A single window of Candidatus Eremiobacterota bacterium DNA harbors:
- a CDS encoding transcriptional regulator, giving the protein MRFTDLQDACGLTDGNLNRHLHALAEVGVVTSERVRGNGRPTTIVRITDDGRARFLTYVDELEAVVRGVQRQADSPAGPRLATQP; this is encoded by the coding sequence ATGCGGTTCACCGACCTGCAGGACGCATGCGGCTTGACCGACGGCAACTTGAACCGCCATCTGCACGCGCTGGCGGAAGTCGGCGTGGTCACCAGCGAGCGCGTGCGCGGCAACGGCCGCCCGACCACGATCGTGCGCATCACCGACGACGGGCGCGCGCGCTTTCTGACCTACGTCGACGAACTGGAAGCGGTCGTGCGCGGCGTGCAGCGGCAGGCCGACTCGCCGGCCGGCCCGCGGCTGGCGACGCAGCCGTGA